A genomic region of Caenorhabditis elegans chromosome V contains the following coding sequences:
- the fbxa-127 gene encoding F-box domain-containing protein (Partially confirmed by transcript evidence), producing the protein MNAAKSGVQNAPILKLPVEIIKQILEKLNPIELAIRKVSRSFEVLLDKLPCQIRKLVLWVSEDFPTIIVNDDYEIKHETENCAKNVMQKFSGILQIPNLEFESLEIFLWDEETRDMYFKLLLKYFKSRTDRIYVKTCVFGELKVSQIALILPFYQAGTLEEIHFANNGETDDLEQIVHLKQWKRAKRFVGSGDLEAYSITIQHLFHFVRFEVHIDRFSIEDAVSIRDKLLKSASFENCTLYFPQTDYLEITKIFGPMYTGSIGGTINFKAEKTWSYSLKFGPTFIQITRIESQS; encoded by the exons ATGAATGCAGCAAAATCAGGAGTACAAAATGccccaattttgaaattgccaGTGGAGATTATTAaacaaatattggaaaaattaaatccgATTGA attggcGATTCGGAAAGTGTCCCGTAGTTTTGAAGTGCTTCTGGATAAGCTTCCTTGTCAAATCAGGAAACTTGTTCTTTGGGTTTCAGAAGATTTTCCAACTATTATTGTGAATGATGATTATGAGATCAAACATGAGACGGAAAATTGTGCTAAAAACgttatgcaaaaattttctggaattcttCAAATTCCAAACCTTGAATTTGAATCATTGGAAATCTTCCTTTGGGATGAAGAAACAAGAGACatgtatttcaaattattacttaaatatttcaaatcacGAACTGATCGCATTTACGTCAAGACATGTGTATTTGGAGAGCTGAAAGTTAGCCAAATTGCTTTAATTCTACCATTTTACCAAGCCGGCACATTAGAAGAAATTCACTTTGCGAACAATGGAGAGACAGACGATTTAGAGCAAATTGTGCATTTGAAGCAGTGGAAAAGGGCGAAACGATTTGTGGGGAGTGGAGATTTGGAAGCTTACTCTATTACTATTCAACACTTATTCCATTTTGTTCGATTCGAAGTTCATATTGATCGATTTTCAATAGAAGATGCAGTTTCAATTAGAGAT aaactgttGAAATCTGcaagctttgaaaattgtacTCTATACTTTCCTCAAACGGATTACctggaaattacaaaaatttttgggccGATGTACACAGGAAGCATTGGAGGAACAATCAACTTTAAAGCAGAGAAGACCTGGAGttatagtttgaaatttggaccaacttttattcaaataacTAGAATCGAATCCCAATCATAG
- the srz-99 gene encoding Serpentine Receptor, class Z (Partially confirmed by transcript evidence): protein MNATLDFSYIPELLETSSMVALVAFFFISYSTLPFYIYVHNLNRSKEKDLPFVQLFYKIVKWSYWFCSASVLMFSLMSLLVINLSDKFKSAKRMILWIPFIFFMASIYIFHILQQTIHLLLFLLAIINSLKYRSPLHFAFKAQYLNYITPLNVFFVLLDVAAFMLHVLRQYGVLNTEKVQVFIACNEALYMFFNIVISFLTPFIYIPIMIDIRKNRHLHSPQHMFLHNYIFFQSSLVVLFKLIILPYCFDTGNFYSKFFLMMMKIAIGDVLTAPLIIQLSYLRCNLHELIVLNDSFDLHKFVKVIIGKTENSVHPSEAPIAFSIT from the exons ATGAATGCAACTCTTGATTTCTCTTATATTCCCGAATTATTAGAGACATCATCGATGGTTGCATTAGTTGCTTTCTTTTTCATCTCCTATTCGACTCTTCCATTTTATATTTATGTGCACAACTTGAATCGGTCAAAAGAAAAG GATCTTCCGTTTGTTCAACTTTTCTACAAAATAGTCAAATGGTCGTATTGGTTCTGTTCTGCCTCTGTATTGATGTTTTCTCTGATGTCATTGCTTGTGATCAACTTAAGTGACAAATTTAAGTCAGCAAA aagaaTGATCCTTTGGATCccatttattttctttatgGCTTCGATATATATCTTTCACATTTTACAACAAACAATCCATTTACTATTGTTTCTATTAGCAATTATTAATTCTCTGAAATACCGTTCGCCTCTTCATTTCGCGTTCAAAGCACAGTATCTCAATTACATCACACCTCTGAACGTATTTTTCGTTTTACTGGATGTTGCAGCGTTTATGTTGCATGTGCTTCGTCAGTACGGCGTTCTAAATACAGAGAAAGTTCAAGTTTTCATAGCGTGCAATGAG GCATTGTATATGTTTTTTAACATTGTAATATCGTTTCTAACTCCATTTATCTACATTCCAATTATGATTGATATAAGGAAAAATAGACATCTTCACTCCCCACAACACATGTTTCTACACAATTACATATTCTTTCAGAGTTCTCTGGTGGTATTATTTAAATTG ATAATTCTACCCTATTGTTTTGACACTGGAAACTTTTatagtaaattttttctaatgatGATGAAAATAGCTATAGGTGATGTTCTAACTGCACCGTTGATAATTCAACTGTCATATTTGAGATGTAATTTACACGAATTAATTGTTCTGAATGATTCATTTGATCTCCACAAATTTGTGAAAGTTATAATTGGCAAAACGGAGAACTCTGTACATCCTAGTGAGGCTCCTATTGCATTTTCAATCACCTAA
- the srz-100 gene encoding Serpentine Receptor, class Z (Partially confirmed by transcript evidence), with amino-acid sequence MNETLDFSYIPDLLKESSVVAIQIFFFISYLTLPFYIYVHNLNRSKEKDLPFVQLFYKIVKWSYWFCSTAVLMITLMMLLYASLSDNYILVKKIGILIMFIFFMTSIFIFHILQQTIHLLLFLLAIINSLKYHLPIHFAFKSQDFIRKYITPLNVFFISLDAAAFMLHFLRQYCLLSTEKVQIFIACNEVLYMFLNVVISFLTPFIYIPIMIDIRKNRHLHSPQHMFLHNYIFFQSFLVVLFKLIILPFCFETGNSSIEFFIMMLKVAIGDVLTAPLIIQLSYLKCNIHELIVLNKTFDLYKFVKVILGKTENSVHPSEAPVVFSIT; translated from the exons ATGAATGAAACTCTTGATTTCTCTTATATTCCTGATTTATTAAAAGAATCATCTGTTGTAgcaattcagattttctttttcatctcgTACTTGACTCTTCCATTTTATATTTACGTGCACAATTTGAATCGATCAAAAGAAAAG GACTTACCGTTTGTTCAACTCTTttacaaaattgtaaaatggtCGTATTGGTTCTGTTCGACCGCAGTATTGATGATTACTCTAATGATGCTTCTGTATGCCAGCTTGAGCGACAATTATATTTTAGTAAA aaaaattggcattttgaTCATGTTCATTTTCTTTATGACTTCGATATTTATCTTTCACATTTTACAACAAACAATCCATTTACTATTGTTTTTATTGGCAATTATAAATTCTCTGAAATACCATTTGCCTATTCATTTCGCGTTTAAGTCCCAGGATTTCATACGGAAGTATATCACACCTCTTAACGTGTTTTTCATTTCACTGGATGCTGCAGCGTTTATGTTGCATTTCCTTCGTCAGTACTGCCTTCTAAGTacagaaaaagttcaaattttcatagcGTGCAATGAG gtattATATATGTTTTTGAACGTTGTAATATCGTTTCTAACTCCATTTATCTACATTCCAATTATGATTGATATAAGGAAAAATAGACATCTTCACTCCCCACAACACATGTTTCTACAcaattacatattttttcagagctttCTAGTGGTATTATTTAAACTG ATCATTCTACccttttgttttgaaactggaaactcttctattgaattttttataatgatGCTGAAAGTAGCTATAGGAGATGTTCTAACTGCACCTCTGATAATTCAACTGTCATATTTGAAATGTAATATACACGAACTAATAGTTCTAAATAAGACATTTGATCTCTACAAATTTGTGAAAGTTATACTTGGCAAAACGGAGAACTCTGTACATCCCAGTGAGGCTCCTGTTGTATTTTCAATTACCTAA
- the T25E12.16 gene encoding uncharacterized protein (Confirmed by transcript evidence), translating into MGSSSETRSSYSDISDRYAKRYYKIRNGSDKDVVKKNEKSCCERMCICCCCNGLKCLWAIIKCPFQCLHCLIVSPCLILLFCLLTLVVIGVLMYYFHKEIIDFIKVDL; encoded by the exons atgggaTCTTCTAGTGAAACACGATCAAGTTACTCGGATATAAGTGATCGATATGCTAAGCGATAttataaaataagaaatggcAGTGATAAGGATGTagtaaagaaaaatgagaagagcTGCTGTGAGAGGATGTGCATTTGTTGTTGCTGTAACGGTTTGAAATGTTTATGGGCAATTATCAAGTGCCCGTTTCAGTGTCTGCATtgtt taaTAGTGTCACCTTGCCTGATTCTCCTCTTCTGCCTTCTCACACTCGTCGTCATTGGAGTCTTGATGTATTATTTTCACaaagaaattatcgattttattaaAGTCGATTTATag
- the clec-38 gene encoding C-type lectin domain-containing protein 38 (Confirmed by transcript evidence) → MAIFYDDPLERLNQPIKTKSYRKKQVVQRVHVFIFDNWKLILLGILNLIFLIIAIVFAILFFVGSADCAQLPDYTTSPASQLTTSAISSRTSEVQTNAITTTQGTPSNKTSTTTPSTSKVICASGFTLVGTKCGKLVSSNQPRTEADSICKGYGGSTLFSVRNEQETRDMLDFVKDSNIDFLWTGLVCNQTARTSCIWDVKSGTTADYNNFADGFPNVVYGYCIYFIVTGNSAGQWGSEQCSQLMNFVCELPTTIRDPDCKYNYNKNCYIRFDITLTIPQAQRFCNEKGADLVSIHSANENRFILTIYDIHGQILLGGLAPAVDFIVWLDGSPTTYSNLLYFYDTRSCVLMTVARGGPYDGDWYTMNCNVQEFFLCKRAIDF, encoded by the exons ATGGCAATATTCTACGACGACCCTCTTGAGAGACTAAATCAGCCGATAAAAACTAAATCTTATAGAAAGAAACAAGTGGTACAACGAGTacatgtatttatttttgataattggaaGCTTATTCTACTTGGAATATTGAacctaatttttctgattatcGCGATTGTTTTTGCTATTTTATTCTTTGTTGGATCAGCGGATTGTGCACAGCTGCCCG ATTACACAACAAGCCCAGCTTCTCAACTCACAACTTCTGCAATATCAAGTAGAACTTCAGAAGTTCAAACGAATGCGATAA CAACTACTCAAGGAACACCTAGCAACAAAACTTCCACTACAACACCATCAACTAGTAAGGTTATTTGTGCGAGTGGCTTTACGTTAGTTGGAACCAAATGCGGGAAATTAGTTAGTTCCAATCAACCTAGAACCGAAGCAGACAGCATCTGTAAGGGTTACGGTGGCTCAACACTATTCTCTGTTCGGAATGAACAG GAAACTCGAGATATGCTTGATTTTGTGAAAGATTCAAATATTGACTTCCTGTGGACAGGCCTGGTGTGCAACCAAACGGCGCGCACCTCGTGTATTTGGGATGTGAAGAGTGGCACCACAGCTGACTATAATAACTTTGCGGATG GATTTCCAAATGTTGTCTATGGATATTGCATTTATTTCATTGTGACTGGAAATTCCGCCGGACAGTGGGGGAGTGAGCAGTGTAGTCAGTTGATGAATTTTGTCTGTGAACTTCCGACTACGATCCGTG ATCCCGATTGTAAATATAACTATAACAAGAATTGCTACATCCGATTCGATATCACCCTCACAATTCCTCAAGCTCAACGGTTTTGTAACGAGAAAGGCGCCGATTTAGTATCAATTCATTCGGCGAAcgaaaatcgatttattttaacaatttacGATATTCACGGGCAGATTCTACTGGGCGGATTGGCTCCTGCAGTGGATTTTATTGTTTGGCTCGATGGGTCACCAACTACTTATAGTAATTTACTGTATTTTTATGATACACGGAGCTGTGTACTCATGACAGTTGCACGTGGAGGTCCTTATGATGGCGATTGGTATACAATGAACTGTAATGTTCAGGAGTTCTTTTTATGCAAACGGgctattgatttttga
- the clec-34 gene encoding C-type lectin domain-containing protein (Partially confirmed by transcript evidence) — protein sequence MPGCLPSVFEKWSQFLKFHRRIILIGGASEIIIITVAVIVTYCLTKQPACEIYTGTSSPAFQTSTVSSFTESLSNSDTSPASTTTEPLPTSSTPGKIPPNNITCAVGFTYINHKCWRLFTDLQTRENADGACMRYGGSTLFSIRNEQENNAMLGFMLNAGVDNLWTGLICVGKTTFSCTWDMESGTTSVYNSFASESPDNTYGNCVYFIITGTQAGQWKSGLCNMTMSFVCELPPTVHDKNCINNYNNHCYLRYDDSDTVVEAQRFCNTKCANLVSIHSANENRFIQTIYYVDGYIALGAVAPIIDYIVWMDGSPQLYNNIQDNSNGTCVFMRILWGGAGYWYTIDCVKRSWFLCKRPAGIVC from the exons ATGCCTGGCTGCTTGCCTTCagtgtttgaaaaatggagtcaatttctgaagtttCATAGGAGGATAATATTGATCGGTGGAGCCTCTGAGATTATTATAATCACTGTAGCAGTTATTGTTACCTATTGTCTAACAAAACAACCAGCCTGCGAAATAT ATACCGGCACAAGCTCCCCTGCGTTTCAAACTAGTACTGTATCAAGTTTCACAGAATCCTTGTCTAACTCag ACACTTCCCCAGCTTCTACTACAACTGAACCACTGCCAACTTCCAGCACGCCTGGTAAGATACCACCAAACAACATAACCTGCGCCGTCGGCTTTACTTATATCAATCACAAGTGTTGGCGATTATTCACAGACTTGCAAACACGAGAAAATGCTGATGGTGCATGCATGCGGTATGGAGGTTCAACGCTTTTCTCGATTAGGAATGAACAG GAAAATAATGCGATGCTGGGTTTCATGTTAAACGCCGGTGTTGATAATCTTTGGACGGGGTTGATTTGCGTCGgcaaaactactttttcgtgCACTTGGGATATGGAAAGTGGGACTACGTCGGTCTATAATAGTTTTGCTAGCG AATCCCCTGATAACACTTATGGAAACTGTGTTTACTTCATTATTACTGGAACACAAGCTGGACAATGGAAAAGTGGTCTATGCAACATGACGATGAGTTTCGTGTGTGAACTTCCTCCAACTGTTCATG ACAAGAATTGCATCAACAACTACAACAATCACTGTTACCTTCGCTACGATGATTCCGACACTGTCGTTGAAGCCCAGCGGTTCTGCAACACAAAATGCGCCAACCTAGTTTCAATCCACTCTGCCAATGAAAATCGTTTCATTCAAACCATTTACTATGTGGACGGATATATTGCACTAGGTGCGGTGGCTCCCATCATCGACTACATTGTTTGGATGGATGGATCACCACAGCTTTATAATAATATTCAAGACAATTCGAATGGAACTTGTGTGTTTATGAGAATTTTGTGGGGTGGTGCCGGTTATTGGTACACTATTGATTGTGTTAAGCGGTCATGGTTTTTGTGTAAACGACCCGCGGGGATTGTATGTTAG
- the clec-29 gene encoding C-type lectin domain-containing protein (Confirmed by transcript evidence), translated as MPTFYEEHSENAQPEDQTLLQKLHLFVYDRWKSLLIGGISQICIITSVVLLTYFLARQPTCEAVFATSSTSTLQTMTTSDSLSSHTKPDTTIISTRTLPISSTMPTHASDNVTCAVGFTYVNKKCWKLITGPQRRADADEACMNLGGSTLFSIRSDIENRALVDFVKDKRIENLWTGLICVGKNSFSCTWDVNSGTAAVYNNFAEGYPNNVYGDCIHYMTTGTQAGQWASGSCNETMSFVCELPATIYDDTCDYNYDRYCYTPHYFIKHSSEAQQFCAGLCSNSVSIHSGNENRFVLTLYLYTNSSILIGGIAPSYDFVLWYDGTQTTYNNIDSIANGNCLYLNDLNTRGNWFGLNCLTSRSWFICKRRIGENC; from the exons aTGCCAACATTCTACGAAGAACATTCAGAAAATGCTCAACCTGAAGATCAAACTCTACTCCAAAAGCTTCATCTTTTTGTATATGATCGCTGGAAAAGCTTGTTGATTGGAGGAATATCTCAAATTTGTATCATCACCTCAGTTGTTCTACTTACATATTTTCTAGCAAGGCAGCCAACATGTGAAGCAG ttttcgcAACAAGTTCTACTAGTACTCTGCAAACCATGACAACTTCAGACTCACTATCTTCACATACGAAACCTG ATACAACAATTATATCCACCAGGACGTTGCCCATTTCCAGTACTATGCCGACGCACG CTTCGGATAACGTAACTTGTGCGGTTGGCTTCACCTACGTCAATAAAAAGTGCTGGAAGTTGATCACTGGCCCACAACGCAGAGCAGATGCGGACGAGGCTTGCATGAACCTCGGTGGATCTACACTTTTCTCAATCCGAAGTGATATA gaaaatcGAGCTCTGGTGGATTTCGTGAAAGACAAGCGAATCGAGAATCTGTGGACTGGGTTGATCTGTGTTGGGAAGAACTCATTTTCGTGTACTTGGGATGTGAATAGTGGAACAGCAGCCGTGTACAATAACTTTGCTGAAG GTTATCCAAATAACGTGTATGGAGATTGCATTCACTATATGACTACTGGAACGCAAGCTGGACAATGGGCAAGCGGATCCTGTAACGAGACTATGAGCTTTGTGTGTGAGCTACCAGCTACGATTTATG ATGACACCTGCGACTACAACTACGACAGGTACTGCTACACGCCTCATTACTTCATAAAACACTCGAGTGAGGCTCAGCAATTCTGTGCAGGATTATGTTCCAACTCGGTATCGATTCATTCGGGAAACGAGAACCGATTCGTGCTGACACTCTACTTATACACAAACTCGTCAATTTTAATTGGTGGAATTGCTCCATCTTACGATTTTGTTCTTTGGTATGATGGGACACAAACGACTTATAATAATATCGACTCGATTGCGAATGGAAATTGTCTTTACTTGAATGACCTGAACACTCGAGGAAATTGGTTTGGGCTCAACTGTTTGACAAGCAGGAGTTGGTTCATTTGCAAGAGAAGGATCGGTGAAAATTGCTAG